The Populus trichocarpa isolate Nisqually-1 chromosome 11, P.trichocarpa_v4.1, whole genome shotgun sequence genome has a segment encoding these proteins:
- the LOC7485600 gene encoding putative pectinesterase 52 translates to MQNTYKGIKVPGAKPALSARIYGDKSAFYDCAFFVHFLGFKIYCGMPPTAITSPIATLKKCSRNVTTGGFITARAKEFPNDIPVVSYLYSRCTVSGLEGVRAYLGRAFRPYSTVVYLSQVVEPAGWSPWHYQGHERDFTYAEVNCKGRGSDISKRVPWEKKLDAQQINQFSKSSFIDQDGWLANLPL, encoded by the exons ATGCAAAATACCTACAAAGGAATTAAGGTACCTGGTGCCAAACCAGCACTTTCAGCACGAATTTATGGTGATAAGTCTGCTTTCTATGATTGTGCattttttgtgcattttttGGGGTTCAAGATATATTGTGGGATGCCTCCGACCGCCATCACTTCTCCGATTGCTACATTGAAG AAATGTTCAAGAAATGTTACCACTGGAGGATTTATAACAGCTCGAGCCAAGGAGTTTCCTAACGATATACCAGTGGTTTCGTATTTATATAGCCGTTGCACTGTTTCTGGACTTGAGGGTGTTAGAGCTTACCTTGGGAGGGCTTTCAGGCCATATTCAACAGTAGTATATTTATCTCAAGTGGTTGAGCCTGCAGGCTGGAGTCCTTGGCATTATCAGGGACATGA GCGTGATTTTACCTATGCGGAGGTTAATTGTAAAGGACGAGGATCAGACATTTCAAAGCGTGTGCCATGGGAGAAGAAGCTTGATGCGCAACAGATCAATCAATTTTCGAAGTCATCCTTCATTGACCAAGATGGCTGGCTTGCCAATCTCCCTCTTTGA